DNA sequence from the Prochlorococcus marinus XMU1411 genome:
TTATTGCCCGCAAATTCAATAAATATAATTCTATGTTTTTAACGAAAAGATTATCTATTAACAAACGTCATCTTGAGCACTGTTCCTTGACCAAAACAATAGTCAATAATTTGATTTTTGTTATAATAAAAAAGTTCATTTTTGCAAAAGCCTTGGGAGCGTGGTGGAATTGGTAGACGCACCGCACTCAAAATGCGGCACCTTCGGGTATGTCGGTTCAAGTCCGACCGCTCCCACTTTGATGAATACTTATAGTAGATTCGATATATCTTTCAAAAAAGGAAAAGGTTGTTGGCTATGGGACAAAACAGGTAAAAAGTATCTTGATGCAGTCGCTGGCATAGCAACTTGTAGTCTTGGACATAGCGACAGAGTTTTAAGAAGAAGGTTATCAACTCAACTAAGAAAAATTCAGCACATTTCCAATCTCTACAACATTGAAGAACAAGAACAATTAAGCAGAACTTTAACGAATATGAGTTGTGCCAAAAGTGTCTTCTTCTGCAATAGTGGTGCGGAAGCAAATGAATCAGCAATTAAATTAATTAAAAAATATGGTAATACAACAAATAAAGGTAAAGAATCAATTATTCTCGCAGCAGAATCCAGCTTTCATGGAAGGACGCTGGCAGCATTGAGTGCCACTGGACAGCCCAAATATCAAAAAGGCTTCGAACCATTGATTCAAGGGTTCAAATTTTTTAAATTTAACAATTTTGATTCGGTAAAAAAATTATTTGAAGAGTGTGAAAATAATAACCAAAAAATTTCAGGAGTTTTAGTTGAACCAATACAAGGAGAAGGTGGCGTAATTCCTGGAAGTAAATTATTTTTTAAAAACCTTAGAGATATATGTGATAAATATAATTCTCTTCTGATTTTAGATGAGGTTCAAAGTGGAGTAGGTCGAACTGGGAAAATGTGGGGTTATGAGAATTTAGGAATTGAACCTGATGGATTCACCCTT
Encoded proteins:
- a CDS encoding aspartate aminotransferase family protein, with protein sequence MNTYSRFDISFKKGKGCWLWDKTGKKYLDAVAGIATCSLGHSDRVLRRRLSTQLRKIQHISNLYNIEEQEQLSRTLTNMSCAKSVFFCNSGAEANESAIKLIKKYGNTTNKGKESIILAAESSFHGRTLAALSATGQPKYQKGFEPLIQGFKFFKFNNFDSVKKLFEECENNNQKISGVLVEPIQGEGGVIPGSKLFFKNLRDICDKYNSLLILDEVQSGVGRTGKMWGYENLGIEPDGFTLAKGLGGGHPIGALLVKEKANIFYPGDHASTFGGNPFACKAALTVLEEINRRNLINNVYLRGEQLSAGFEELSKKFPNIISGKRGLGLIQGLIINEDYADAKNITLKAFDKGLLVVPAGGNVVRIVPPLVISRREINILLDKLNLIFGEL